In a single window of the Streptomyces cinnabarinus genome:
- the cbiQ gene encoding cobalt ECF transporter T component CbiQ, whose product MGAGHAHRLYRHGHSPVHGLPPHTKLAATFGFVVVVVSTPREAMWAFGLYAVLLAGVAYAARVPAGFLLKRLLIEVPFVAFAVLMPFVAEGERVEVLGMSLSVSGLWGAWNVLAKGTLGVAASVLLASTTELRELLLGLQRLKLPPLLVQIASFMIRYGDVITDEMRRMRIARESRGFEARGVRHWGVLAKSAGALFIRSYERGERVHLAMISRGYAGAMPVIDEVTASRAQWTYALTLPFAALVVCLLGWTL is encoded by the coding sequence ATGGGCGCCGGGCACGCGCACAGGCTCTACCGGCACGGGCACTCCCCCGTGCACGGACTGCCGCCGCACACCAAACTCGCCGCCACCTTCGGCTTCGTGGTGGTAGTGGTCTCCACCCCGCGCGAGGCGATGTGGGCGTTCGGCCTGTACGCCGTCCTGCTCGCCGGTGTCGCGTACGCCGCGCGTGTGCCCGCCGGCTTCCTGCTCAAACGCCTGCTGATCGAGGTGCCGTTCGTCGCGTTCGCGGTGCTGATGCCGTTCGTTGCGGAGGGTGAGCGCGTCGAGGTCCTCGGCATGTCGCTGAGCGTCAGCGGCCTGTGGGGCGCGTGGAACGTCCTGGCGAAGGGCACGCTCGGCGTGGCCGCGTCGGTACTCCTGGCCTCCACCACCGAACTGCGCGAACTCCTGCTGGGCCTGCAGCGCCTGAAGCTCCCTCCGCTGCTGGTCCAGATCGCGTCCTTCATGATCCGGTACGGCGATGTCATCACCGACGAGATGCGGCGCATGCGGATCGCCCGCGAGTCGCGCGGCTTCGAGGCGCGGGGCGTACGGCACTGGGGGGTGCTCGCGAAGTCGGCGGGCGCGCTGTTCATCCGCTCCTACGAGCGCGGCGAGCGCGTGCACCTGGCCATGATCAGCCGCGGGTACGCCGGTGCCATGCCGGTCATCGACGAGGTGACCGCGTCCCGGGCGCAGTGGACGTACGCCCTCACCCTCCCCTTCGCCGCTCTCGTCGTATGTCTGCTGGGATGGACGCTGTGA